A region of the Oceanihabitans sp. IOP_32 genome:
TTTTCAAGATTAAGAATAGAATATTCCATGAAAAAGCTTAAATTTGTCAAAAAATGACAAGTCTCATGAAAACCACATTTGGAGAATACATCCGACTTTTACGAAACAAAAACAAATTGACTTTAACTCAACTTGCGGCTAAATTGAATTTGGACTCTGCAAATTTATGCAAAATTGAGAATGGAAAACGAGATTTTGATGAAAAACGCTTGCCAAAACTTGCGAAAATCTTCAAACTCAATCTTACAGATTTGCGAAATGAATATATTACCGATAAAATTGGAAAACATATTTATGAAACAAATTGCACAAAACAACTTTTGCAAGTTGCTGAACAAAAAGCAGAATACAGAAGAACACTTAACAAAACCCTTCAAACACAATAAAAATATGGATGTAGTATCATTTTTCGCAGGAGCAGGTGGTCTGGATTTAGGATTTCAAAAAGCAGGATTTAATGTGGTTTGGGCAAATGAATATGATAAAGACATTTGGGAAACCTACGAGAAAAATCATAAAAAAACCATTCTTGACAAACGAAGTATTGTAAACATTGAATCGCACGAAGTACCAGAATGTGACGGAATTATTGGTGGACCACCCTGCCAAAGTTGGAGTGAAGCGGGTTCGTTACGTGGAATAAATGACAAACGTGGTCAATTGTTTTTTGATTTTATTAGAATCTTAGAAGCAAAGCAACCAAAGTTCTTTCTTGCTGAAAATGTAAGTGGTATGCTGTTAGACAGACACAGTGAAGCTCTAAAAAACATTAAACAATTATTTAAAAATGCTGGTTATAAATTATCTTTCAAATTGCTCAACGCATCAGATTTTAACGTTCCGCAAGACCGAAAACGAGTTTTTTTCGTTGGCATTCGAAAAGACCTTGATTTCAAATTTGAGTTTCCCAAACCATTCAAAGAAAAAATAACTCTCAAGGAAAAAATTGCTGATTTACAAAATTTAGTTGTGCCTGCAAAAGAAGGCAACAAAACCAATAAGGAAAATTGCAAAGTTCCAAATCACGAATATATGATTGGTGGATTTTCATCTATGTTTATGTCTAGAAACAGAGTAAGAAGTTGGGACGAGCAATCTTATACAATTCAAGCGGGCGGACGACACGCACCAATTCATCCACAAGCACCAAAAATGAAATTTATAGAACAAAACAAACGTATTTTTGTTCCCGGAAAAGAAAAATTATATCGTAGGTTGAGCGTCAGAGAATGTGCGAGAATCCAAACTTTTCCAAATGATTTCATCTTTTATTATAAACATATAGCAGCTGGATATAAAATGATAGGAAACGCAGTTCCTGTCAATCTTGCAAAACATATTGCCATTAGTATAAAATCGCAGATTGAGAATGCGGAAAAGAAACAAAAATCAGTTTCACAAAATAAAATGGAATTAGAAAATACACTTTAATACAATATGGCAAGTCAAACAGTAAACGGTAAAGCTTTTGAATATGCGTTGCTTACAGAGTTTTATGAACGTTTAAAAAACTTAACAAGCGTTTCTATAACAAAAAATGAACCGTACAAAACAGCGAAAGGATTTTTTGATGAATTTAGAGAAAATGAGCAAGACACTTTTAGGATAACTGCAAGTGCTTCAATCAATTTTCTTATTGATATTGAACCAAGATTGTCAAATAAAATTAGTAAAGATGATATTTTAGTTTTGGAATTAGTTAGCGATAAAGCTGGACAAACAGGAGATGTTCGTGACGTTCTAATAATTCGCTCATTACAAAATTGGGAGATTGGAATTTCTGCAAAGAATAATCACAGAGCGGTTAAGCATTCAAGATTATCGCAAAGAATAAATTTTGGTGAGAAATGGCTTGGTGTTTCTTGTTCGCAAAATTATTTTCAAGAAATTAAACCAGTTTTTGATATGTTAACTAATTTAAGAGCTAAAGACAAATCAACGAAATGGACTTCGATTAAGAATATGCACCAAATAGTGTATGTTCCAGTTTTAAATGCTTTCAAGAAAGAATTACTTCGTCTGGATAAAGAAAACCCAAACTTAGTAGCAGAAAATTTAGTACAATATTTAATTGGTAATCGTGATTTTTACAAAGTCATTAAAGGAAAGAAGAAGGTTGAAATTCAGGCATATAATTTACACGGAACTCTAAATTTACCATTTGAAAAAGTAAAACCAAAAGCAAAGATTCCTAAATTGAAATTGCCGACCAGATTAATAGAAATTGTTTATCAAGAGAACTCGACAACAACGTTACTGGTATCTTTAAACGAAGGTTGGCAAATTTCTTTTAGAATTCATAATGCAAGTTCGAGAGTTGAGCCATCTTTGAAATTTGACATAAATTTAGTTAGTGCACCACATACTTTGTTTACGAATCATATTTTTGTTAATAGATAGCTTAAAGACATTCATATTTGCAATTCTTTCGATAGCAAACCCTTTACCAAAACATGAAAAAAACTTGTCTTTACTCATGCTAAATGACAACAGAAAGCGAAAAAAACAGTAGTTTAATAGCTTTAAAAAAGAAGGTAAGTAAATATATTTATTAAAAAAACTATAGGTAGCTGATTAAAAATCTATCATTAGATACAAATCAGTCAGTTAACCAACTTAATCACACTGTAGAAACAGTTAATTCATGACAACACTTTCGATGTATTGGAAAAATCGAAATTTAAAATTAGCGATTTCTGTTTTAAAATTAAACACTTGTAGTTCTAAGGCATCATGCTCTTGAATAAAAAAATTGTCGCAAGCCACATCGTCGCATTCAATTTTGTTGCTAATTTGATTCGCGTGCTGTTGCAAAGCGCTTAGCAGAGCTGTGCAGGTTGTATCTAAAGTCGCAATTTCCCGTTTAAAAATAACAAGCCTTTCGTATAAATCAAGAACTTGAGGCTTATAAATGGATTTTTTTAACAAGGTTTTGTAAAAATCTAAATCAATCTTAATATTTTCAAGATTTACAATATCCAGTGAGGTGGCATATTTAAGCGCTTCGATAGATTTTGTGCTATTAAAGCTTTTGTAAGTGAGTTTTGATTTCATTTTGTTTTAAATTTCGAAGCAGATTATAGCCTTAGTTTTTCGACGCTATTAAGTTTTGGTATTTTAACATGCCAACCATAGGTGTTCTCGATTTTAACTCTAAAAGCATCTAAAGCAGTAGGTTCGCCATGAATTAAGAACACCGTTTCTGGAATGTTTTTAATACTACTCATCCAGTGTATTAAATCGTTTTGATCGCCATGAGCTGAAAGGCTTCCTACACATTTAATAGTCGCTTTTACAGGGTAATATTTCCCGAAAAAGCGTATTTCGTGTGCACCTTCTTGTAATAACCGGCCTCTGGTACCTTCAGCTTGATAACCCACCAATAAAACGGTTGTAGACGGCTCATCTATCAGTTGCTGTAAATAAGTTAGTACACGGCCGCCAGTAACCATACCACTACCTGCGATAATTATTTTTGAGCGGTTATCATCTATAGTTTCCCAGGTTTCTTTATACGATTGAATAATATTAATATGATT
Encoded here:
- a CDS encoding helix-turn-helix domain-containing protein; amino-acid sequence: MKTTFGEYIRLLRNKNKLTLTQLAAKLNLDSANLCKIENGKRDFDEKRLPKLAKIFKLNLTDLRNEYITDKIGKHIYETNCTKQLLQVAEQKAEYRRTLNKTLQTQ
- a CDS encoding DNA cytosine methyltransferase; protein product: MDVVSFFAGAGGLDLGFQKAGFNVVWANEYDKDIWETYEKNHKKTILDKRSIVNIESHEVPECDGIIGGPPCQSWSEAGSLRGINDKRGQLFFDFIRILEAKQPKFFLAENVSGMLLDRHSEALKNIKQLFKNAGYKLSFKLLNASDFNVPQDRKRVFFVGIRKDLDFKFEFPKPFKEKITLKEKIADLQNLVVPAKEGNKTNKENCKVPNHEYMIGGFSSMFMSRNRVRSWDEQSYTIQAGGRHAPIHPQAPKMKFIEQNKRIFVPGKEKLYRRLSVRECARIQTFPNDFIFYYKHIAAGYKMIGNAVPVNLAKHIAISIKSQIENAEKKQKSVSQNKMELENTL
- a CDS encoding HaeIII family restriction endonuclease encodes the protein MASQTVNGKAFEYALLTEFYERLKNLTSVSITKNEPYKTAKGFFDEFRENEQDTFRITASASINFLIDIEPRLSNKISKDDILVLELVSDKAGQTGDVRDVLIIRSLQNWEIGISAKNNHRAVKHSRLSQRINFGEKWLGVSCSQNYFQEIKPVFDMLTNLRAKDKSTKWTSIKNMHQIVYVPVLNAFKKELLRLDKENPNLVAENLVQYLIGNRDFYKVIKGKKKVEIQAYNLHGTLNLPFEKVKPKAKIPKLKLPTRLIEIVYQENSTTTLLVSLNEGWQISFRIHNASSRVEPSLKFDINLVSAPHTLFTNHIFVNR